GAAGGAAGCACCACCAGTCTGCCAGGTAATAGCATCACCAAGTCATGGTACGATGACACACAGTTCTGAAGTAATCTAAATAATAACAGACCATGCAACCACCATGTGCAGGCTCGAGGATCcaatgtgaaaatagccttcATCGCTCCGGGCTGACTTAGCTACAAAACCAAACTTCTTCTCAAGCTTAGTGCTGCTCTCGCCAGCGTCACCTAGCTGTTCAGCCTTGATGCCAACTATAAAAACTACATTTGatatacttttaaaaatataaccAAGTTTTACTATTTACGTTTTAAGAGCCAGCAACAACATGCATAAAGTATCTCTAATGGAAAGGTTCTGATCCTAATTCACAGTATcaacctgtataaatatttcttccgAATGCTAGCTTGGAGCTAAACGCCATAAAAATCAGCTGATATTACCAGTACTACCAAGCAGATTACACCATATACATGCATTGAGATGCTTATAGTAGATTAAATGGGCGATGGAATAGGACAGAAGTTGAAACACAGATGTTTGAACATGCCTGAGAGGTGAGGGTCTGGCAATTATCTCTGCCTCGACTGAAGAGGTAGTTGCGCTTCCAGTCTAGGGAATCGCGCACAGCGACAATGCCATAGACATCTAGTGGCCATTGGAGGTCGTTGGTGATCTGAGTCACCTTGACGAAGAAGACCTCCATGGTATCACCAGAACCACATCCAGCAGTTACTGGCAGCACCGGTATGTCCGTGTAGCGCATGGGAGGGTACTGAGCTGAAAAAGGAAGGGGGTTATTTGTTAATCCAGTCATCTATCCCTTGACATCACAATTGATTAATGATGAAGCAAACAACTGCTATGTAAAAGGAAAAACTGTTACTCGTAGCTGGATATGATAAAATGGCTTGGaaaggggattttttttttactataaaCATTTGTCAAGCAATGTAATTAGGAGCAAATATATGGGGAAATCACATAGATCTCAAGCCAATATCGGATAGAAACGGGGTTCATATTAACATTTAATAttatcttttattctttctaAAATAGAATCAGTAGGCCACATCATGACGTTTTTTCTAACCTACACCCCGTCTGGCTAGACAGACCTCCTACCATTGATCTCAAGCACCAGTCCCCAGCAAGTTCATGCGTCTAATCATGCCTCCTTGatataagaaaagaaacaaatgctacggATTTGAAATTACGGTTTTTGAGTGGAATCCTAATCCGTTGGCCACGACTGAAGAAAGCTCCAACAAGATGATCAAGATGAGGAAAAGCTGATCAAGACGAGGAAAAGCAAGAGAGATGTGCAGGTGAATACGTACTCTCGGCCTCGAAGGGGATGGCGCCATTTCTGCCGAACATCGAGAGCCAACTCTTGCGGTGCAACTCAAAGCAACCCTTcggccccagctcctcctcctcctcctcctcatccgtctCCATAGCGCTGTGGTGGTCGCCGTTGTTGGCCTCGCGCGGCCTTTTAGCATCGCCGCCCTGAAGCACTTGACCCGCGGCCTTCTCCAAATCCAGATCAGACCtcttgtggccgtggccgtggtcgtggccgttctcacccagcttcgcctcTAGATCCAGATTAGACCtcttgtggccgtggccgttctcacccagcttcgcctccagatccagatcagacctcttgtggccgtggccgttctcacccagcttcgcctccagatCCATCGCCTCCGTATTCCGCCGCCGAGAAGGTTAGGGTTTTTGCCCCGCTGCCGAAGAGAAGGCTAGCGAGATGCCTCTAGATCTCGGATtggtgttgtgttgtgttgggACGGCCAGGGTGGGTGAGTGATCACCTTGTTGACTGATGAGGTGAGAGAGGCTCGCGGGCTGCTTGGATCAGTCAAGGGCCTGTACATTTCTCCCGGCCCGTCTTGGATGACACGGGGATGGCCCAAATCTGGAGGTGGATGATTAGGGCCCTGTTTGAGTTACGTGGCAGTTTTTCAGCGTGAAAAACCGGAAGCTCAAATAAGGCCCGTCTTGGATGACACGGGGATGGCCCAAATCTGGAGGTGGATTAGGGCCCTGTTTGAGTTACGTGGCAGTTTTTCAGCGTGAAAAACCGGAAGCTCAAATAAACAACGATATTCTCATGTAGTTTCAGAAAACTGGAAGTCTAAAAGAattgagtttatatggaaagatggaaagctcagttttgtgcgcttttcgtagcttttttcTCAGAAAGCTAACTAAATCTTCTACAAGCTAATGTTAGCTTTTTTAGAAGCAAAAGGCCAGCaacagcttttcagaaaagctcaaaatCTGCAACTCAAAGAAATAGGTCCTAGATTTTCAAAGAGCTAGCCCATTTCG
This portion of the Setaria viridis chromosome 7, Setaria_viridis_v4.0, whole genome shotgun sequence genome encodes:
- the LOC117864898 gene encoding uncharacterized protein → MDLEAKLGENGHGHKRSDLDLEAKLGENGHGHKRSNLDLEAKLGENGHDHGHGHKRSDLDLEKAAGQVLQGGDAKRPREANNGDHHSAMETDEEEEEEELGPKGCFELHRKSWLSMFGRNGAIPFEAETQYPPMRYTDIPVLPVTAGCGSGDTMEVFFVKVTQITNDLQWPLDVYGIVAVRDSLDWKRNYLFSRGRDNCQTLTSQACSNICVSTSVLFHRPFNLL